From one Onychomys torridus chromosome 12, mOncTor1.1, whole genome shotgun sequence genomic stretch:
- the Dppa2 gene encoding developmental pluripotency-associated protein 2 produces MAQCSQDAYNKSFCNEEIDEENVILTLVPVTEEPTIELSTESIFSSPIGLQPAVPPEPASEASKPPVSLQGPHLPAVLPPINDVSRNTLREWCRYHHLSTDGKKIDVYKRLQKNSYSKQQCHIPDTSLEARLKPLPRKPKTVVTKGSKPENLKSSRQREETGIVEVITSERESVFAAWGRIAMRATQPRTVNRQPLPSNVKAFLPPATGCRWCVVHGRMLPADKAGWVYLQMHAGHAWVPDSPQRMICLFLLPACVFPTPGVEDNLLCPECVHSNRKMLRNFASEKRSAKKYKKLSPNLPP; encoded by the exons ATGGCACAGTGCAGCCAGGATGCTTACAACAAG AGCTTCTGTAACGAAGAAATTGACgaagaaaatgtgattttaacGCTGGTCCCAGTGACGGAGGAACCCACCATTGAACTGTCGACCGAATCAATTTTTTCTTCACCCATAGGCCTCCAGCCAGCAG tgCCCCCCGAGCCAGCTTCTGAGGCTAGCAAACCTCCAGTATCCCTACAAGGGCCCCACCTGCCAGCTGTGCTACCTCCCATTAATGATGTGTCCCGGAACACTCTTCGGGAATGGTGTCGCTATCACCACCTGAGTACAGATGGGAAG aaaattgacgTTTACAAGAGACTCCAGAAAAACTCATATTCGAAACAGCAATGC CACATTCCCGATACATCTCTTGAAGCCAGACTGAAGCCTCTTCCCAGGAAACCCAAGACTGTTGTCACGAAAGGATCCAAGCCTGAAAATCTCAAGAGtagtaggcagagagaggagaccGGTATAGTTGAAGTGATAACTTCAGAAAGGGAGTCCGTATTCGCAGCCTGGGGAAGGATAGCCATGAGAGCCACCCAGCCTAGAACTGTGAACCGACAACCTCTTCCTTCTAATGTAAAGGCCTTTCTGCCCCCAGCCACTG GATGCAGGTGGTGTGTTGTCCACGGCAGAATGCTCCCTGCAGATAAGGCAGGCTGGGTTTACCTGCAGATGCACGCCGGTCATGCCTGGGTTCCAGACTCTCCCCAGAGGATGATCTGTCTCTTTCTATTACCAGCCTGTGTTTTCCCAACCCCAGGAGTGGAAGACAATCTGTTATGTCCTGAATGCGTCCACAG CAATCGGAAGATGTTGAGAAATTTTGCAAGCGAGAAACGCTCTGCGAAGAAATACAAAAAGCTGTCTCCAAATTTGCCACCTTAG